In Kitasatospora sp. NA04385, a single genomic region encodes these proteins:
- the hutI gene encoding imidazolonepropionase, translating to MSLLISNIGSLVTNDPALGAGPLGLLADAAVVVEGDTVAWVGPAAAAPAADRAVDAAGRALLPGFVDSHSHLVFAGDRTAEFHARMSGRAYGAGGIRTTVAATRAASDAELNANLTRYLAEMLAQGTTTVEVKSGYGLSTADEARSLRIAAGHTRETTYLGAHVVAPEYADDPAGYVELVTGEMLTACAPYARWVDVFCERGAFDGDQARAVLTAGVARGLRPRVHANQLGHGPGVQLAVELGAASADHCTHLTDADVAALAGSDTVATLLPGAEFSTRAPYPDARRLLDAGAAVALSTDCNPGSSFTSSMPFCVAVAVREMGMTPDEAVHAATAGGALALRRTDVGRIAPGARADLQLLDAPSHVHLAYRPGVPLTAAVWRGGVREV from the coding sequence ATGAGCCTGCTCATCAGCAACATCGGGTCGCTGGTCACCAACGACCCCGCCCTCGGCGCGGGCCCGCTCGGCCTGCTGGCCGACGCCGCCGTGGTGGTCGAGGGCGACACCGTCGCCTGGGTGGGGCCGGCCGCGGCCGCGCCCGCCGCCGACCGGGCCGTGGACGCCGCCGGGCGGGCCCTGCTGCCCGGCTTCGTGGACAGCCACTCGCACCTGGTGTTCGCCGGCGACCGCACCGCCGAGTTCCACGCCCGGATGTCGGGCCGGGCGTACGGCGCGGGCGGCATCCGCACCACCGTCGCCGCGACCAGGGCGGCGTCCGACGCCGAGCTGAACGCCAACCTGACCCGCTACCTGGCGGAGATGCTGGCCCAGGGCACCACCACCGTCGAGGTGAAGTCCGGGTACGGCCTGAGCACCGCCGACGAGGCCCGCTCGCTGCGGATCGCCGCCGGGCACACCCGGGAGACCACCTACCTCGGGGCGCACGTGGTCGCCCCCGAGTACGCCGACGACCCGGCCGGGTACGTGGAGCTGGTCACCGGCGAGATGCTGACCGCGTGCGCGCCGTACGCCCGCTGGGTGGACGTGTTCTGCGAGCGCGGCGCCTTCGACGGCGACCAGGCCCGGGCGGTGCTGACCGCCGGCGTCGCGCGGGGCCTGCGGCCCCGGGTGCACGCCAACCAGCTGGGCCACGGCCCCGGCGTGCAGCTCGCGGTGGAGCTGGGCGCCGCGTCCGCCGACCACTGCACCCACCTGACCGACGCGGACGTCGCCGCGCTGGCCGGGAGCGACACGGTGGCGACGCTGCTGCCGGGCGCCGAGTTCTCCACCCGCGCGCCCTACCCGGACGCCCGGCGGCTGCTGGACGCGGGCGCCGCCGTCGCGCTGTCCACCGACTGCAACCCCGGCTCCAGCTTCACCAGCTCGATGCCGTTCTGCGTGGCCGTCGCGGTCCGCGAGATGGGCATGACCCCCGACGAGGCGGTGCACGCCGCCACCGCGGGCGGCGCGCTCGCGCTGCGCCGCACCGACGTGGGCCGGATCGCCCCGGGCGCCCGGGCGGACCTCCAGCTGCTGGACGCGCCCTCGCACGTCCACCTGGCCTACCGCCCGGGCGTCCCGCTGACCGCCGCGGTGTGGCGGGGCGGGGTCCGGGAGGTGTGA
- the purE gene encoding 5-(carboxyamino)imidazole ribonucleotide mutase translates to MTSPLVGIVMGSDSDWPVMEAAAQALDEFEVPYEVDVVSAHRMPREMVGYGEQAHGRGLKAVIAGAGGAAHLPGMLASVTPLPVIGVPVPLRYLDGMDSLLSIVQMPAGVPVATVSVAGARNAGLLAVRMLAAFDAELAEKMVEFQAELNNQATEKGRKLRAKVAGNDSFGFGK, encoded by the coding sequence ATGACCTCCCCCCTTGTCGGCATCGTGATGGGCTCCGACTCCGACTGGCCCGTGATGGAGGCCGCCGCGCAGGCGCTCGACGAGTTCGAGGTCCCGTACGAGGTCGACGTGGTCTCCGCGCACCGGATGCCGCGCGAGATGGTCGGGTACGGCGAGCAGGCGCACGGGCGCGGGCTGAAGGCGGTCATCGCCGGGGCCGGCGGGGCGGCGCACCTGCCCGGGATGCTGGCGTCGGTGACGCCGCTGCCGGTGATCGGCGTGCCGGTGCCGCTGCGGTACCTGGACGGGATGGACAGCCTGCTGTCGATCGTCCAGATGCCCGCCGGGGTGCCGGTGGCCACCGTGTCGGTCGCGGGCGCGCGCAACGCCGGGCTGCTCGCGGTCCGGATGCTGGCCGCCTTCGACGCCGAGCTGGCCGAGAAGATGGTCGAGTTCCAGGCCGAGCTGAACAACCAGGCCACCGAGAAGGGCCGCAAGCTGCGCGCCAAGGTGGCGGGGAACGACTCCTTCGGCTTCGGCAAGTAG
- a CDS encoding HAMP domain-containing histidine kinase yields the protein MKRRMINSLLGVVLVVVAVFCVPLALIEKQTIVNAANDRVDAVAVRVLGLVESRLAAGEPVSGEKFAAVVTGDDYHVTVDIPGQQQIALGHPVEGDALTATETGASGETVTAAQSRTALDHEIGNMLLLLGVVALLAVQAAVALAVWQAKRLARPLTDLAETAERLGSGDPRPQGRRYGVPELDRIAEVLDTSAERIARMLTAERRLAADASHQLRTPLTALSMRLEEITALAEDPETVREEATIGLQQVERLTDVVQRLLTNQRDPNSPTAVTFGLDEVVKQQVEEWAPTLRDGGRRLVIEGLREARVIGTPGTVSQVLATLIENSLMHGAGTITLRVRRSGSSVVAEVQDEGPGVPRELGNRVFERAVSGRNSTGIGLAVARDLAEADGGRLELLSLRPPVFALFLARGDD from the coding sequence GTGAAGCGCAGGATGATCAACTCGCTGCTGGGCGTCGTCCTGGTGGTGGTCGCGGTGTTCTGCGTGCCGCTGGCCCTGATCGAGAAGCAGACGATCGTCAACGCCGCCAACGACCGGGTCGACGCGGTGGCGGTCCGGGTGCTCGGCCTGGTGGAGAGCCGGCTCGCCGCGGGCGAGCCGGTCAGCGGCGAGAAGTTCGCCGCCGTCGTCACCGGCGACGACTACCACGTCACGGTGGACATCCCCGGGCAGCAGCAGATCGCCCTCGGCCACCCCGTCGAGGGCGACGCGCTGACCGCCACCGAGACCGGCGCCAGCGGCGAGACCGTCACCGCCGCGCAGTCCCGCACCGCGCTCGACCACGAGATCGGCAACATGCTGCTGCTGCTCGGCGTGGTCGCGCTGCTGGCCGTCCAGGCCGCCGTGGCGCTCGCCGTCTGGCAGGCCAAGCGGCTGGCCCGGCCGCTCACCGACCTCGCCGAGACCGCCGAGCGCCTCGGCTCCGGCGACCCCCGCCCGCAGGGCCGCCGCTACGGCGTCCCCGAACTCGACCGGATCGCCGAGGTGCTGGACACCAGCGCCGAGCGGATCGCCCGGATGCTCACCGCCGAGCGCCGACTCGCCGCCGACGCCTCGCACCAGCTGCGCACCCCCCTCACCGCGCTCTCCATGCGGCTGGAGGAGATCACCGCGCTCGCCGAGGACCCGGAGACCGTCCGCGAGGAGGCCACCATCGGCCTCCAGCAGGTCGAGCGGCTCACCGACGTGGTGCAGCGGCTGCTCACCAACCAGCGCGACCCCAACAGCCCCACCGCGGTGACCTTCGGGCTCGACGAGGTGGTCAAGCAGCAGGTCGAGGAGTGGGCCCCGACCCTGCGCGACGGCGGGCGGCGGCTGGTCATCGAGGGCCTGCGCGAGGCCCGGGTGATCGGCACCCCGGGCACCGTCTCCCAGGTGCTGGCCACCCTGATCGAGAACTCGCTGATGCACGGCGCCGGCACCATCACGCTGCGGGTGCGCCGCTCCGGCAGCTCGGTGGTCGCCGAGGTCCAGGACGAGGGCCCGGGCGTCCCCCGGGAACTGGGCAACCGGGTCTTCGAACGGGCGGTCAGCGGCCGCAACTCCACCGGCATCGGGCTGGCCGTCGCCCGCGACCTGGCCGAAGCCGACGGCGGCCGCCTCGAACTGCTGTCGCTGCGACCGCCGGTGTTCGCGCTCTTCCTCGCCCGCGGGGACGACTGA
- a CDS encoding peptide MFS transporter encodes MASTTLETEVRPSPPSGRTFLGHPRGLATLFMTETWERFSFYGMRALLVVYMSTEAAKGGLGVPVATAAAVYSVYNAMVYLLALPGGWIADRLLGARRTVALGGLIIMVGHFMLAVPSKVFFFAGLVPIAIGSGLLKANISTMVGQLYAKDDDSRRDGGFTVFYMGINLGAFLAPLVIGTVGQKVNWHLGFALAGVGMALGLVQYLLGTRHLSPESNVVAAPLSRAEGRAVLRKAGLWLAAAAVFYGVVVGTGHFTVSWAIWPLSLAGIAVPALVFARIRRDSALTGEERSRMGGYLWFFLAAAVFWMIYDQSGSTLSVFADRNTAGSLFGLSFPSSWFQSLNPLYIMALAPVFAWLWNALARRGRNPSTTAKFSFGLLMIGASFLVMMLAMAAASGGVKVSPLWLAVVYLVQTVGELTLSPVGLSVTTKLAPAKYASQMMGVWFLAVTAGDCVAAVAQLLLGDDVVGSTWYFAVQGLLAIAAGAGLFAARGRIGRLLGDGR; translated from the coding sequence ATGGCTTCGACCACCCTGGAGACCGAGGTACGGCCCTCTCCCCCCTCGGGGCGGACCTTCCTCGGCCACCCCCGCGGCCTGGCCACCCTCTTCATGACCGAGACCTGGGAGCGCTTCAGCTTCTACGGCATGCGCGCGCTGCTGGTGGTCTACATGTCCACCGAGGCGGCCAAGGGCGGCCTGGGGGTGCCGGTGGCCACCGCCGCCGCCGTCTACTCGGTCTACAACGCCATGGTCTACCTGCTCGCGCTGCCCGGCGGCTGGATCGCCGACCGGCTGCTCGGCGCCCGGCGCACCGTCGCCCTCGGCGGGCTGATCATCATGGTCGGGCACTTCATGCTCGCCGTGCCCAGCAAGGTGTTCTTCTTCGCGGGCCTGGTCCCGATCGCGATCGGCTCCGGCCTGCTCAAGGCCAACATCTCCACGATGGTCGGCCAGCTCTACGCCAAGGACGACGACTCGCGCCGCGACGGCGGCTTCACCGTCTTCTACATGGGCATCAACCTCGGCGCCTTCCTGGCGCCGCTGGTGATCGGCACCGTCGGCCAGAAGGTGAACTGGCACCTGGGCTTCGCGCTGGCGGGCGTCGGCATGGCGCTCGGCCTGGTCCAGTACCTGCTGGGCACCCGGCACCTGAGCCCGGAGTCGAACGTCGTCGCCGCGCCGCTGAGCCGGGCCGAGGGCCGTGCGGTGCTGCGCAAGGCCGGGCTCTGGCTGGCCGCCGCCGCGGTGTTCTACGGCGTGGTCGTCGGCACCGGGCACTTCACCGTCTCCTGGGCGATCTGGCCGCTCTCGCTGGCCGGCATCGCGGTGCCCGCCCTGGTGTTCGCCCGGATCCGCCGCGACTCCGCGCTGACCGGCGAGGAGCGCTCCCGGATGGGCGGCTACCTGTGGTTCTTCCTGGCCGCCGCGGTGTTCTGGATGATCTACGACCAGTCCGGCTCGACCCTGAGCGTGTTCGCCGACCGGAACACCGCCGGGAGCCTGTTCGGCCTCTCCTTCCCGTCCAGCTGGTTCCAGTCGCTGAACCCGCTGTACATCATGGCGCTGGCCCCGGTCTTCGCCTGGCTGTGGAACGCCCTGGCCCGGCGCGGGCGCAACCCCTCCACCACCGCGAAGTTCTCCTTCGGCCTGCTGATGATCGGCGCGTCCTTCCTGGTGATGATGCTGGCGATGGCCGCGGCCTCCGGCGGCGTCAAGGTCTCCCCGCTCTGGCTGGCCGTGGTCTACCTGGTCCAGACCGTCGGCGAGCTGACCCTCTCCCCGGTCGGCCTGTCCGTCACCACCAAGCTGGCGCCCGCCAAGTACGCCAGCCAGATGATGGGCGTCTGGTTCCTCGCCGTCACGGCGGGCGACTGCGTGGCCGCCGTCGCCCAGCTGCTGCTGGGCGACGACGTGGTCGGCTCGACCTGGTACTTCGCCGTCCAGGGCCTGCTGGCGATCGCGGCGGGCGCCGGCCTGTTCGCCGCCCGCGGCCGGATCGGGAGGCTGCTGGGCGACGGGCGCTGA
- a CDS encoding formimidoylglutamate deiminase, producing MPSAVTYWAEHAWLPQPDGPAVRSEVLITVGTGGRIAALVPDSGPCPAGAVRLAGLALPGHANAHSHAFHRALRSTVQVGSGTFWTWRETMYRVAAALDPDSYLALATAVYAEMALAGITAVGEFHYLHHAPGGARYANPNAMGEALVEAAARAGIRITLLDTCYLSAGFGAAPTEPQLRFSDGDADAWAERAAALPSAEHARIGAAVHSVRAVPAGQLGTVAHWAATRRAPLHVHLSEQTAENDACLAAHGVTPTRLLADHGVLGPRTSAVHATHLTDEDVRLLAGSATTVCMCPTTERDLADGIGPARRLASAGCPISLGSDSHAVIDPFEEARALELDERLRTRTRGHWTANALLRAGTADGHASLGWPEAGRLEAGALADFCVIALDSVRTAGPPPALGAETAVFAAGAADVRHLVVGGRHVVADGTHRLVPETGRALAAAVAALR from the coding sequence ATGCCGTCAGCCGTGACGTACTGGGCCGAGCACGCCTGGCTGCCGCAGCCGGACGGGCCGGCCGTCCGGTCCGAGGTGCTGATCACCGTCGGCACCGGCGGCCGGATCGCCGCGCTCGTGCCCGACAGCGGGCCCTGCCCCGCCGGGGCGGTCCGGCTGGCCGGGCTCGCGCTGCCCGGGCACGCCAACGCGCACTCGCACGCCTTCCACCGGGCGCTGCGCTCCACCGTCCAGGTCGGCTCCGGGACGTTCTGGACCTGGCGGGAGACCATGTACCGGGTCGCCGCCGCGCTCGACCCCGACAGCTACCTGGCGCTCGCCACCGCGGTGTACGCCGAGATGGCGCTCGCCGGGATCACCGCCGTCGGCGAGTTCCACTACCTGCACCACGCGCCCGGCGGCGCCCGGTACGCGAACCCGAACGCGATGGGCGAGGCGCTGGTCGAGGCCGCCGCCCGGGCCGGCATCCGGATCACCCTGCTCGACACCTGCTACCTGTCCGCCGGGTTCGGCGCCGCACCGACCGAGCCCCAACTGCGCTTCTCGGACGGCGACGCGGACGCCTGGGCCGAGCGGGCGGCCGCCCTGCCGAGCGCCGAGCACGCCCGGATCGGCGCCGCCGTGCACAGCGTCCGGGCCGTCCCCGCCGGGCAGTTGGGCACCGTCGCGCACTGGGCCGCGACGCGCCGGGCACCGCTGCACGTCCACCTCTCCGAGCAGACCGCCGAGAACGACGCCTGCCTGGCCGCGCACGGCGTCACCCCGACCCGGCTGCTCGCCGACCACGGCGTCCTCGGCCCGCGCACCTCCGCCGTGCACGCCACCCACCTCACCGACGAGGACGTCCGGCTGCTCGCCGGCTCCGCCACCACGGTCTGCATGTGCCCCACCACCGAACGGGACCTCGCCGACGGCATCGGCCCGGCCCGCCGGCTCGCCTCGGCGGGCTGCCCGATCAGCCTGGGCTCCGACAGCCACGCCGTCATCGACCCGTTCGAGGAGGCCCGCGCCCTGGAACTCGACGAACGCCTGCGCACCCGCACCCGCGGCCACTGGACGGCCAACGCCCTGCTCCGGGCGGGCACCGCCGACGGCCACGCCTCGCTCGGCTGGCCGGAGGCCGGACGGCTGGAGGCTGGCGCGCTCGCCGACTTCTGCGTCATCGCCCTCGATTCCGTCCGCACCGCCGGGCCGCCGCCCGCGCTCGGCGCCGAGACCGCGGTCTTCGCGGCGGGCGCCGCCGACGTGCGCCACCTGGTGGTCGGCGGCCGGCACGTGGTCGCGGACGGCACGCACCGGCTCGTCCCGGAGACCGGGCGCGCCCTCGCCGCGGCCGTCGCCGCCCTGCGCTGA
- a CDS encoding GtrA family protein produces MTSTIETRPSLVQRLRGLSAEAVGFAVIGGVGFFVNLIVFNVCLRADGLINSAAGVISGAVAIGTNYLGYRFWLYKDRDAASRKREITLFLLFSGIGLLIENGILAFSVHVLGYHSHFSQTIAKNVVGLVAGTAFRFVSYRTWVFKAMPELEDPEVVQEAELLLAAEERPALAT; encoded by the coding sequence ATGACGAGCACCATCGAGACGCGCCCCTCCCTGGTCCAGCGGTTGCGGGGGCTGTCCGCGGAAGCGGTGGGGTTCGCCGTCATCGGCGGCGTCGGCTTCTTCGTGAACCTGATCGTCTTCAACGTCTGCCTGCGGGCCGACGGCCTGATCAACTCGGCCGCGGGCGTGATCTCCGGCGCGGTGGCGATCGGCACCAACTACCTGGGCTACCGGTTCTGGCTCTACAAGGACCGCGACGCCGCCTCCCGCAAGCGGGAGATCACGCTGTTCCTGCTGTTCAGCGGCATCGGCCTGCTGATCGAGAACGGCATCCTGGCCTTCTCGGTGCACGTGCTCGGCTACCACTCGCACTTCAGCCAGACCATCGCCAAGAACGTGGTCGGCCTGGTGGCGGGCACCGCCTTCCGCTTCGTCTCCTACCGCACCTGGGTGTTCAAGGCGATGCCGGAGCTGGAGGACCCCGAGGTGGTGCAGGAGGCGGAGCTGCTGCTGGCCGCCGAGGAGCGCCCCGCGCTGGCGACCTGA
- a CDS encoding allantoate amidohydrolase gives MWAELLPVGRSAATGGYRRHAWNSADAECRAWFEQQARTRGLAYETDRNGNQWAWHGDRDAGNAVVTGSHLDSVPDGGAYDGPLGVVSAFAAFDELRAAGAEFTRPLAIVNFADEEGARFGVACVGSRLATGVLDREAAYALRDADGVRLPDAMERAGHDPARIGADPELLGRIGAFVELHVEQGRCLAEGQPVGVAGAIWPHGRWRFDFHGEANHAGTTLLADRRDPMLTYATTVLAARKKARLAGALATFGKVAVEPNGTNAIASLVRGWLDSRAPDEATLHAVVEAVGQAAAERGARDGVRVELTRESYTPVVDFDGPLRGRLADLLNAPVLPTGAGHDAGILASAVPTAMLFVRNPTGVSHSPAEHAERADCHAGVAALARVLEELACRPS, from the coding sequence ATGTGGGCGGAGCTGCTCCCGGTGGGCCGCTCCGCCGCCACCGGCGGCTACCGGCGGCACGCCTGGAACTCCGCCGACGCCGAGTGCCGGGCCTGGTTCGAGCAGCAGGCCCGGACGCGCGGGCTGGCGTACGAGACGGATCGCAACGGCAACCAGTGGGCCTGGCACGGGGACCGGGACGCCGGGAACGCCGTGGTCACCGGCTCGCACCTGGACTCCGTCCCCGACGGCGGCGCCTACGACGGCCCGCTCGGGGTCGTCTCCGCCTTCGCCGCGTTCGACGAACTGCGTGCCGCAGGCGCCGAGTTCACCCGCCCGCTGGCGATCGTCAACTTCGCGGACGAGGAGGGCGCCCGGTTCGGCGTCGCCTGCGTCGGCTCCCGGCTGGCCACCGGCGTGCTCGACCGGGAGGCCGCGTACGCGCTGCGCGACGCCGACGGCGTCCGGCTGCCCGATGCCATGGAACGCGCCGGGCACGACCCGGCGCGGATCGGCGCCGACCCCGAACTGCTCGGCCGGATCGGCGCGTTCGTCGAACTCCACGTCGAACAGGGCCGGTGCCTGGCCGAGGGGCAGCCGGTCGGCGTGGCCGGGGCGATCTGGCCGCACGGCCGGTGGCGGTTCGACTTCCACGGCGAGGCCAACCACGCCGGCACCACCCTGCTCGCCGACCGCCGCGACCCGATGCTGACCTACGCCACCACCGTGCTCGCCGCCCGCAAGAAGGCCCGCCTGGCCGGGGCGCTCGCCACCTTCGGCAAGGTCGCCGTCGAACCCAACGGCACCAACGCCATCGCCTCGCTGGTGCGCGGCTGGCTGGACTCCCGCGCCCCCGACGAGGCCACGCTGCACGCGGTCGTCGAGGCGGTCGGACAGGCCGCCGCCGAACGCGGCGCGCGCGACGGCGTCCGGGTCGAGCTCACCCGCGAGTCGTACACCCCCGTGGTCGACTTCGACGGCCCGCTGCGCGGGCGCCTCGCCGACCTGCTGAACGCGCCCGTCCTGCCCACCGGCGCCGGACACGACGCCGGGATCCTGGCGTCCGCCGTCCCGACCGCCATGCTGTTCGTGCGCAACCCCACCGGCGTCTCGCACTCCCCGGCCGAGCACGCCGAACGGGCGGACTGCCACGCGGGCGTCGCCGCCCTGGCCCGCGTCCTGGAGGAGCTCGCATGCCGGCCGTCGTGA
- a CDS encoding response regulator transcription factor — protein sequence MTCVLLAEDDPAISEPLARALRREGYEVLVREDGPAALGAGLSEDVDLIVLDLGLPEMDGLEVCRRLRADGKSFPVLVLTARADEVDTVVGLDAGADDYVTKPFRLAELLARVRALLRRGNVDQLTTGAHGVKIDIESHRAWLGEEELTLSAKEFELLRVLVRDAGRVVTREEIMRQVWDTTWWTSTKTLDMHISWLRKKLGDDAANPRYIATVRGVGFRFEKN from the coding sequence ATGACCTGTGTGCTGCTGGCCGAGGACGACCCGGCAATCTCCGAACCGCTGGCCCGCGCCCTGCGCCGCGAGGGCTACGAGGTGCTCGTCCGCGAGGACGGGCCGGCCGCCCTGGGCGCCGGCCTCAGCGAGGACGTCGACCTGATCGTGCTCGACCTCGGGCTCCCCGAGATGGACGGCCTGGAGGTGTGCCGGCGGCTGCGCGCCGACGGCAAGAGCTTCCCCGTCCTGGTGCTCACCGCCCGCGCCGACGAGGTGGACACCGTGGTCGGCCTGGACGCCGGCGCCGACGACTACGTCACCAAGCCGTTCCGGCTGGCCGAACTGCTGGCCCGGGTCCGGGCCCTGCTCCGGCGCGGCAACGTCGACCAGCTGACCACCGGCGCGCACGGCGTGAAGATCGACATCGAGTCGCACCGGGCCTGGCTCGGCGAGGAGGAACTCACCCTCTCCGCCAAGGAGTTCGAGCTGCTGCGGGTCCTGGTGCGGGACGCCGGGCGGGTGGTCACCCGGGAGGAGATCATGCGCCAGGTCTGGGACACCACCTGGTGGACCTCCACCAAGACCCTGGACATGCACATCTCCTGGCTGCGCAAGAAGCTCGGCGACGACGCCGCGAACCCGCGCTACATCGCCACCGTGCGCGGCGTGGGCTTCCGCTTCGAGAAGAACTGA
- a CDS encoding 5-(carboxyamino)imidazole ribonucleotide synthase, whose protein sequence is MMHQAGIPLGIRFKLLADTPQESAAQVVGTTVLGDYRDLDTLRAFAADCDVITFDHEHVPTEHLRALQAEGVAVRPGPDALVNAQDKGVMRARLDSIGVPCPRHRLVADPADVTAFAEEGEGYPVVLKTVRGGYDGKGVWVVKDETEAAAPFLAGVPVLAEEKVDFLRELAASVVRSPSGQAVAYPVVESVQENGVCAEVTAPAPDLDPALSDEAQQLALRIAGELDITGHLAVELFQTRDGRILVNELAMRPHNSGHWSQDGAVTSQFENHLRAVLDLPLGDPRPRAKWTVMVNVLGGDYPDMYRAFLHCMARDPGLKIHMYGKDVKPGRKVGHVNVFGDDLEDVRERARHAAAYLRGTITE, encoded by the coding sequence ATGATGCACCAGGCGGGCATCCCGCTGGGCATCCGCTTCAAACTCCTCGCCGACACCCCCCAGGAGTCGGCCGCGCAGGTGGTCGGCACCACCGTGCTCGGCGACTACCGAGACCTCGACACGCTGCGGGCCTTCGCCGCCGACTGCGACGTGATCACCTTCGACCACGAGCACGTCCCCACCGAGCACCTGCGCGCCCTGCAGGCCGAGGGCGTCGCCGTCCGCCCCGGGCCGGACGCGCTGGTCAACGCCCAGGACAAGGGCGTCATGCGGGCCCGGCTCGACTCCATCGGCGTCCCCTGCCCCCGGCACCGCCTGGTCGCCGACCCGGCCGACGTCACCGCCTTCGCCGAGGAGGGCGAGGGCTACCCCGTCGTGCTGAAGACCGTCCGCGGCGGCTACGACGGCAAGGGCGTCTGGGTGGTGAAGGACGAGACCGAGGCCGCCGCCCCCTTCCTGGCCGGCGTCCCCGTCCTCGCCGAGGAGAAGGTCGACTTCCTGCGCGAGCTGGCCGCCAGCGTGGTCCGTTCGCCCAGCGGCCAGGCCGTCGCCTACCCGGTGGTGGAGTCCGTCCAGGAGAACGGCGTCTGCGCCGAGGTCACCGCCCCCGCGCCCGACCTCGACCCGGCCCTCTCCGACGAGGCCCAGCAGCTCGCCCTGCGGATCGCCGGCGAGCTCGACATCACCGGCCACCTCGCCGTCGAGCTGTTCCAGACCCGCGACGGCCGCATCCTGGTCAACGAGCTCGCGATGCGCCCGCACAACTCCGGCCACTGGTCCCAGGACGGCGCCGTCACCTCCCAGTTCGAGAACCACCTGCGCGCCGTCCTCGACCTCCCGCTCGGCGACCCCCGCCCGCGCGCCAAGTGGACCGTCATGGTCAACGTCCTCGGCGGCGACTACCCCGACATGTACCGCGCCTTCCTGCACTGCATGGCCCGCGACCCCGGCCTCAAGATCCACATGTACGGAAAGGACGTGAAGCCCGGCCGCAAGGTCGGCCACGTCAACGTCTTCGGGGACGACCTCGAAGACGTCCGCGAGCGCGCCCGCCACGCGGCCGCCTACCTGCGAGGAACGATCACCGAATGA